Proteins co-encoded in one Ignavibacteria bacterium genomic window:
- a CDS encoding CDP-alcohol phosphatidyltransferase family protein, whose protein sequence is MFKHIINVLNKEFFYISNQISLLRIILVIPVIYFLINQNHNNTNIIAALLIAMYISDLLDGYLARKLNQVSELGKIIDPLADKIAVVSIAIILFFQGRLETWFFIVVVARDVLILVFGLYLKSKSKIVLMSNYPGKLAVFSIGIIVLLAVFNYENFELLKKAISYLYYISVFLIIYSLYLYFRRFYKIIGDA, encoded by the coding sequence TTGTTTAAACATATAATTAATGTATTGAATAAAGAGTTTTTTTACATATCAAATCAAATATCTTTATTGCGGATAATTCTTGTAATTCCCGTAATTTATTTTCTTATTAACCAGAATCACAATAACACAAACATAATTGCAGCTTTATTAATTGCAATGTACATATCCGACCTTTTAGACGGATACCTTGCACGAAAATTAAATCAAGTTTCTGAACTTGGTAAAATAATCGACCCGCTTGCTGATAAGATAGCAGTGGTAAGCATAGCAATTATTCTTTTCTTTCAGGGAAGGCTTGAAACATGGTTCTTTATTGTAGTTGTTGCAAGAGATGTTCTGATACTTGTTTTTGGGCTCTATCTAAAATCAAAAAGCAAGATTGTGTTGATGTCAAATTATCCTGGAAAACTTGCTGTGTTCAGCATCGGAATTATAGTGTTATTAGCAGTTTTTAACTATGAAAATTTTGAACTTTTAAAAAAAGCAATCAGTTATCTTTACTATATATCTGTATTTTTAATAATTTATTCTTTATATCTTTATTTTAGAAGATTTTACAAAATAATAGGAGATGCGTAA
- a CDS encoding cysteine desulfurase family protein yields MNVYLDNAASTKTDERVLEAMLPYLKEHYGNPSSTHRQGKLLKVLIEESREAIADFFGTKPKEIFFTSGGTESNNFAIKGLAFINGKGSHYITSSTEHPAVLDTFTYLRKFGYDTEIIKPNSEGLITREILEPHLKENTKLVSVMHANNETGTVNDIRSISELCKSFGAAFHSDTVQSVGKTSVKPKELGIDFLTVSAHKIYGPKGVGILFVDESLKIDKYFHGGGQERNMRGGTENAAGIAGLKKAIEILKESMQGDIIHYGNLKNLFLKELDNNFKDKYRINGSRENTLNNIVNVSFLPDKINVPSGMLTIMLDLKEVSVSGGSACSSGSVKPSNVLLDLGVDERTALSSIRVSFGRFNTEKDVQTLVKALKEILIK; encoded by the coding sequence ATGAACGTTTATCTTGATAATGCAGCTTCAACTAAAACTGATGAGAGGGTGCTGGAAGCTATGCTGCCTTACTTGAAAGAACATTATGGGAATCCTTCTTCGACTCATCGGCAAGGGAAATTACTAAAAGTTTTAATCGAAGAATCAAGAGAAGCTATTGCAGATTTCTTTGGCACCAAACCTAAAGAAATATTTTTTACAAGCGGCGGTACGGAATCGAATAATTTTGCGATTAAAGGACTTGCATTCATAAACGGAAAAGGTAGTCATTACATTACATCGTCAACAGAACATCCCGCAGTTCTTGACACTTTCACATATCTGCGGAAATTTGGTTATGATACAGAAATAATAAAACCAAACTCTGAAGGATTAATAACGAGAGAAATCCTCGAACCGCATTTAAAAGAGAACACAAAACTCGTTTCTGTCATGCACGCCAACAATGAAACGGGTACAGTAAATGATATAAGGTCTATATCCGAATTGTGTAAAAGTTTTGGAGCCGCTTTTCACAGCGACACTGTACAAAGTGTGGGTAAAACTTCAGTTAAGCCAAAAGAACTTGGGATTGATTTTCTAACTGTTTCAGCGCATAAAATTTACGGACCAAAAGGAGTAGGGATTCTGTTTGTTGATGAGAGCCTGAAGATTGATAAATATTTTCATGGAGGCGGGCAGGAAAGGAACATGCGCGGGGGTACTGAAAACGCTGCCGGTATAGCTGGGCTTAAAAAGGCAATTGAAATACTAAAAGAATCGATGCAGGGGGATATAATTCATTACGGAAATTTGAAGAATTTATTCCTGAAAGAACTTGATAATAATTTCAAAGATAAATACAGGATAAACGGAAGCAGGGAAAATACACTTAATAATATTGTTAATGTTTCATTCTTGCCGGATAAGATTAACGTACCATCGGGAATGCTGACAATTATGCTCGACTTGAAGGAAGTCTCTGTCTCGGGTGGTTCTGCATGTTCGTCGGGTTCGGTGAAACCTTCGAATGTGCTGCTTGATCTCGGTGTTGACGAAAGAACTGCCCTCTCATCTATAAGGGTTTCTTTCGGAAGGTTTAACACTGAAAAAGATGTTCAGACTCTTGTAAAGGCTTTGAAGGAGATACTTATAAAATAA
- the pssA gene encoding CDP-diacylglycerol--serine O-phosphatidyltransferase, with protein MIISKKFIPSLFTILNAFCGFASVINSSNKEFETAVLFILYAAVFDVFDGLVARILDSASDFGVELDSLSDIVSFGFAPAFLLYQFFFIDYNASGILVASLVLAFSAIRLAKFNISLTGYSKDVFYGIPTPMSALILCSYVIYFHNKIFTKEFSEVFIFVLTIAVSLLMVSNFRFPAMPSSFSLKAIKSNPLQFIFLFAGIMIIILTKGVAIFPIGLLYVLIGIIMTIFPSKKKKHLSQKN; from the coding sequence ATGATAATATCAAAAAAATTTATACCGAGTCTGTTTACGATTCTTAATGCATTCTGCGGTTTTGCTTCTGTAATAAACTCTTCAAATAAAGAATTTGAGACTGCCGTACTTTTTATATTGTATGCTGCCGTGTTTGATGTGTTTGACGGACTCGTTGCAAGAATTCTCGATTCTGCTTCTGATTTCGGTGTGGAACTTGATTCGCTTTCTGATATAGTTTCTTTTGGGTTTGCGCCAGCGTTTTTGCTTTACCAGTTCTTCTTTATAGATTATAATGCTTCGGGAATACTCGTTGCATCGTTGGTTCTTGCTTTTTCTGCTATCAGGCTTGCAAAGTTTAACATCAGCCTAACAGGTTACAGCAAAGATGTATTTTATGGTATTCCAACTCCGATGTCAGCATTGATTCTTTGTTCTTATGTAATTTATTTCCATAATAAAATATTCACTAAGGAATTCAGTGAAGTGTTTATTTTCGTACTGACCATTGCCGTTTCGCTTTTAATGGTAAGTAATTTTAGGTTTCCTGCAATGCCTTCCTCATTTAGTTTGAAAGCAATTAAATCAAATCCGCTACAGTTCATTTTCTTATTTGCAGGTATTATGATTATAATTTTAACAAAAGGAGTTGCGATTTTTCCTATAGGTCTGCTTTATGTGCTGATTGGAATAATAATGACAATTTTTCCTTCCAAGAAGAAAAAACATCTATCACAAAAAAACTAA
- a CDS encoding phosphatidylserine decarboxylase family protein has protein sequence MKITSYGKDVVMKVVYITLAVDIIAFWISNPAAKIILFSVSLLLLLFTLYFFRDPARELPSNLDVSSVLSPADGKVVLIENINNNYKEFFGDINLKQLSIFLSPLNVHVNCYPVSGTLKYFNYIKGEYLVAFNHKASEKNERSELGIEANDGKKLIFKQIAGFVARRIVCDVKLDSRVKAGAKFGMIKFGSRVDLLFNADTEIKVKIGDKVTAGRTILANLK, from the coding sequence ATGAAAATTACAAGTTACGGCAAAGATGTTGTGATGAAAGTTGTTTACATAACGCTTGCTGTTGATATAATAGCATTCTGGATAAGCAATCCTGCCGCGAAGATAATTCTGTTCAGTGTTTCACTTCTGCTACTGCTGTTCACTCTTTACTTTTTTAGAGACCCCGCAAGAGAACTTCCGTCAAATTTAGATGTTTCATCTGTTTTATCACCCGCTGACGGCAAGGTTGTTCTAATTGAAAATATAAACAACAATTATAAGGAATTCTTTGGCGATATAAATTTAAAGCAGCTAAGCATTTTTCTATCACCTCTAAATGTACACGTCAACTGCTATCCCGTAAGCGGTACTTTAAAATATTTCAATTATATAAAAGGCGAGTATTTAGTTGCCTTTAACCACAAAGCGTCTGAAAAGAATGAAAGAAGTGAACTTGGGATTGAAGCAAATGACGGTAAAAAGCTTATCTTCAAACAAATTGCAGGTTTTGTTGCGAGAAGGATTGTATGCGACGTGAAACTTGACAGCAGAGTAAAAGCAGGAGCGAAATTCGGAATGATAAAGTTCGGTTCAAGAGTTGACTTGCTTTTTAATGCTGACACAGAAATTAAGGTAAAGATAGGAGACAAAGTTACAGCAGGTCGTACAATATTAGCAAACCTTAAATGA
- the purC gene encoding phosphoribosylaminoimidazolesuccinocarboxamide synthase, giving the protein MEKTLLYEGKAKRIYSIAGNNEVVIQEFKDDATAFNGLKKDVIHNKGIRNTEITTILMNYLGENGIPTHFVEKISENEMIVKKVEIIKVEVVCRNVAAGSLVKKFGFKEGTSLQTPIVEYYLKSDILGDPLFTVDHINAMGLASVKEMEYIKSLTLIINELLVTFFRKRNIRVVDFKLEFGRDKDNSIILADEISPDTCRFWDVETNEKLDKDRFRFDLGKVEDAYEEILNRIKS; this is encoded by the coding sequence TTGGAAAAAACTCTATTGTACGAAGGCAAGGCGAAACGGATATATTCCATTGCCGGCAATAACGAAGTAGTCATTCAGGAATTTAAGGATGATGCAACTGCTTTTAACGGGCTTAAGAAAGATGTTATTCATAATAAGGGAATCAGAAATACTGAAATTACGACTATACTTATGAACTATCTCGGCGAGAATGGAATACCCACGCATTTCGTAGAAAAGATATCTGAAAATGAAATGATTGTAAAGAAGGTTGAGATTATAAAGGTCGAAGTTGTGTGCAGAAACGTTGCCGCCGGAAGTCTTGTGAAAAAATTTGGTTTTAAGGAAGGTACATCTCTTCAGACTCCGATTGTGGAATATTACCTTAAATCTGATATACTCGGCGACCCTTTGTTTACGGTCGATCATATAAATGCTATGGGTCTTGCATCGGTTAAGGAAATGGAATACATTAAATCATTGACGCTGATAATTAACGAATTACTTGTTACTTTTTTCAGGAAAAGAAATATAAGAGTAGTTGATTTTAAGCTTGAATTCGGAAGAGATAAAGATAACAGTATAATTCTTGCAGACGAGATTTCTCCAGACACATGCAGATTCTGGGACGTTGAAACGAATGAAAAACTTGACAAGGATAGGTTCAGGTTTGACCTCGGTAAAGTTGAGGATGCTTACGAGGAAATACTAAACCGTATTAAGAGTTAA
- the rpsA gene encoding 30S ribosomal protein S1 has product MSEKFKKEEVEETKSAVTAESSKSAEKIVTRFISSDYNEDEFQSMLKLYERTFNVIKENELVKGKIVAIHGEDVLIDIGSKSDGRVSINEFAHPEELMVGNEIEIFLEKIEDKEGQLVLSKKKADSIKMWDRIVEAQRDGTIVKGKCLRRIKGGFVVDLSGLTAFLPGSQIDTKPIRDYDEYVGKMMDFKVLKINNQIENIIVSHKVLIEESMAGQREELLKSIKKGMTLKATVKAITDFGVFVDLGGLDGLIHITDLSWGRINHPSDVVKLDDVIDVFVIEFDAEKSRVYLGLKQLQSHPWDNIQEKFKVGDKVSGKVVSLTDYGAFIEIQKGIEGLIHISEMSWTQHITNPSQMVTMGQLVEAQILNIDFENRKLSLGMKQLTPNPWQSLLDKFPVGTKQKGKVCNITNFGIFVELEEGVDGLVHISDLSWTKKILDVNEFVKMGDPIEVVILGIDVANQKISLGHKQLFDNPWDTLETKYKPGLDTEAKILKTIEKGIIVELPDQVDSFVPASQLSTSSVRNFGELFKPGEILKVRVIEFDKVNKKIVLSVVEYLRDKDQSEIDEYIAKFKIPRKFSQKDIQERTKTYETEQIDFRIEDIIGDEQNIPVVQVPDTHPVENLTAAEETPKNDNPEIIG; this is encoded by the coding sequence ATGTCAGAAAAATTTAAGAAAGAAGAAGTTGAGGAAACAAAATCTGCGGTAACTGCAGAATCTTCAAAGAGCGCAGAAAAAATTGTAACAAGGTTTATATCTTCAGATTACAACGAAGATGAATTTCAATCTATGCTAAAGCTTTACGAAAGAACCTTTAATGTCATTAAAGAGAATGAACTTGTAAAGGGTAAAATCGTAGCAATACACGGTGAAGATGTTTTGATTGATATAGGCTCAAAATCAGACGGCAGAGTATCAATTAATGAATTTGCACATCCCGAAGAATTGATGGTCGGTAATGAGATTGAGATTTTCCTTGAGAAGATTGAAGATAAGGAGGGACAGCTTGTTCTTTCTAAGAAGAAAGCCGATTCAATCAAGATGTGGGACAGGATTGTTGAAGCACAAAGAGACGGAACTATAGTAAAAGGCAAGTGCCTAAGAAGAATCAAGGGCGGATTCGTTGTTGACTTAAGCGGTTTAACAGCATTTTTACCCGGTTCACAAATCGATACCAAACCTATAAGAGATTATGATGAATACGTCGGCAAGATGATGGACTTTAAAGTACTGAAAATCAATAACCAGATAGAAAATATCATTGTTTCTCATAAAGTCCTGATTGAAGAATCAATGGCAGGACAGCGCGAAGAACTTCTTAAGTCAATAAAGAAAGGCATGACGCTTAAAGCAACTGTTAAAGCAATAACAGACTTCGGCGTTTTTGTTGACCTCGGCGGACTTGACGGATTGATACACATTACTGATCTTTCATGGGGGAGAATAAACCATCCTTCAGATGTAGTTAAACTTGACGATGTAATCGACGTATTTGTGATTGAATTCGACGCAGAGAAATCAAGAGTCTATCTTGGTTTAAAGCAGCTTCAATCGCATCCATGGGATAACATACAGGAGAAATTCAAGGTAGGTGATAAAGTGTCAGGTAAGGTAGTATCATTAACAGACTATGGTGCGTTTATAGAGATTCAAAAAGGTATTGAAGGACTAATACATATAAGCGAAATGTCATGGACACAACATATTACGAATCCGAGCCAGATGGTAACGATGGGTCAGCTTGTAGAAGCACAGATATTAAACATTGACTTTGAAAACAGAAAGCTATCGCTTGGAATGAAACAGCTTACACCGAATCCATGGCAGAGTCTTCTTGATAAATTCCCTGTAGGTACGAAACAGAAGGGCAAAGTCTGTAACATAACCAACTTCGGAATATTTGTAGAACTTGAAGAAGGCGTTGACGGTCTTGTTCATATTTCAGACCTCTCATGGACAAAGAAGATACTCGATGTTAATGAATTTGTTAAAATGGGTGACCCGATTGAAGTCGTTATACTCGGTATTGATGTTGCTAACCAGAAGATATCCCTCGGACATAAACAATTGTTTGATAATCCATGGGATACACTTGAGACAAAGTATAAACCGGGACTTGATACAGAGGCTAAGATTCTTAAGACGATTGAAAAAGGAATTATTGTTGAACTTCCTGACCAGGTAGATTCATTCGTTCCTGCTTCACAGCTTTCGACGAGCTCTGTAAGAAACTTCGGAGAATTATTCAAACCGGGTGAGATACTTAAAGTAAGAGTTATTGAATTTGATAAAGTAAACAAAAAAATTGTACTTTCCGTAGTTGAATATCTTAGAGACAAAGACCAAAGCGAAATTGATGAGTATATTGCAAAATTCAAGATTCCGAGAAAATTCTCTCAAAAAGACATACAGGAAAGAACAAAGACATACGAGACAGAACAGATTGATTTCAGAATAGAAGATATTATTGGTGACGAGCAGAATATTCCTGTAGTGCAGGTTCCAGATACACATCCTGTAGAGAATTTGACCGCTGCAGAAGAAACTCCGAAGAATGACAATCCCGAAATAATAGGATAG
- the cmk gene encoding (d)CMP kinase: MDNGNLIITIDGPTGTGKSLAAKYLALKLGYKYYDSGIFYRAVTYFVLKNKIKPNDYLAICKAAQNIKISIEDEKVSINGEDISGSIKDIDVTNKVSGISKIGKLRQILNQKIKALDDGSTNIVVEGKDIGAEVFPNAKFKFYLVSDMSARIARRQQDFLDNGQKFSKDKIAREIKLRDDVEIKKAPAIVKKAQDAVKVDTTNMIVEEQVNYLYRIIINPEAILNQPEG, from the coding sequence ATGGATAATGGAAACTTGATTATTACGATTGACGGTCCGACAGGAACCGGGAAAAGCCTTGCAGCAAAATATTTAGCGTTAAAACTCGGTTATAAATACTATGACAGCGGTATTTTTTACAGAGCCGTTACTTATTTTGTGCTGAAGAATAAAATAAAGCCGAATGATTATCTTGCAATATGCAAAGCAGCTCAGAACATAAAAATCAGTATAGAAGACGAAAAGGTAAGCATAAACGGCGAGGATATTTCAGGTTCGATAAAAGATATAGATGTAACAAATAAAGTAAGCGGAATAAGCAAGATTGGAAAACTCCGCCAGATACTTAACCAGAAAATAAAGGCGCTTGACGACGGTTCGACGAATATTGTAGTAGAAGGCAAAGATATTGGAGCAGAGGTTTTTCCGAATGCAAAGTTTAAGTTTTACCTTGTTAGCGACATGAGTGCAAGGATAGCGAGAAGGCAGCAAGATTTTTTAGATAACGGGCAGAAATTTTCAAAAGATAAAATAGCACGAGAGATAAAGCTCAGAGACGATGTAGAAATAAAGAAAGCACCTGCAATAGTAAAGAAAGCGCAAGATGCCGTAAAAGTTGATACAACAAACATGATTGTAGAGGAACAGGTAAATTATTTATACAGAATAATTATTAATCCGGAAGCGATTTTAAACCAGCCTGAGGGATAG
- a CDS encoding DUF1579 domain-containing protein: MKNLKLFILLALLFPALSFAQNDDMQKWKEYMTPGKEHEQLAKMNGDWNFTSKMWMDPNGEPSTTEGTAFCKMILDGRYSQMEVKGNFMGMPFNGISLIAYDNGKKIYISTWIDNMGTGIMYGEGKYDDASKSVIIKGKMYDPMSGKDTDYKETMKWTDENTMSMESFSLMDGKEIKTMEIIYTRK; this comes from the coding sequence ATGAAAAATTTAAAACTATTTATTCTACTGGCACTTTTATTTCCGGCATTATCATTTGCACAAAACGATGATATGCAAAAATGGAAAGAATACATGACACCGGGCAAGGAACACGAACAACTTGCAAAAATGAACGGTGACTGGAATTTCACGAGTAAAATGTGGATGGACCCTAACGGAGAACCTTCTACTACAGAGGGTACTGCATTCTGCAAAATGATACTCGACGGAAGGTATTCTCAAATGGAAGTAAAGGGTAATTTTATGGGAATGCCTTTTAACGGTATAAGTCTAATAGCTTATGACAACGGGAAAAAGATTTACATAAGCACATGGATTGACAATATGGGAACGGGAATCATGTACGGTGAGGGAAAATACGATGACGCAAGCAAATCAGTTATAATAAAAGGCAAAATGTATGACCCGATGTCCGGAAAAGATACTGATTATAAGGAAACGATGAAATGGACGGATGAAAATACAATGTCGATGGAATCATTCTCATTAATGGATGGAAAAGAAATCAAGACAATGGAAATAATCTATACAAGAAAATAG